AGGTGTACAACCAGAGAGTTTAAGTCGTATTCGAAAAAGGATTTTTAAAAAATAATTTCCTTAACTTCAAGTGGATTTTAAACCGGACTCACCTAATTGTTATTATAAAGTATGCATAAGACTACATGCAATTAGTTTTTAAATTTTTATATATAAAGAATTAGGAATAATTCTTATAGTTTTTTTAAGCTACATTTAGAGTATGTAGTAAAAAGAGTATCTAAGTAAGATATAAATTGATAACACTTAGGTAGACAGGTACAAGGTCTGTTCTAATAAATAAGTTTAATGTCATCAAACTAATGGGATAGGGTTTAATTATTTAGCATTTATGAATGTTGCTCTTGAGAAGAATGAATAAATGTTCAAAAAGACTTCTTATGAAAAATGCAGCTTTTAAATTTGTTGCTCATTTTTTTTAAGAAATGCCTTTAATTTGCATATCCTTAATGAAGAAAACATTCCCATAAACTTATGTTAATGATATATAGGAAAAACAAAAGATAAATGATGTAAATTTTTCAGATTATGTTTCTTAACCCAAGTCAATGGTTTATTGAGATGACATTACTTTCTTTGTGTGTCTTAAATACAAATAATATGGAAAATTCATTACATATAATTGGAGCTTTGTTTACTGCTTTTTTTGGAGTGTTAGCTATTGTGAGACCTAAGCGAATGGCTGCAATTGCAGGTATAATTCCTAAAGGAAGAAGAGGAGTTTCAGAAATTAGAGCCGTTTATGGTGGTTGGATGTTTGGTTTGAGTGGTTATGCTATATGGAGTCAATCATTAGATGTTTTTTACTGTTTGGGAGCTGGCTGGTTTGGAGCAGCTCTATTTCGTATAGTCTCATTTGTTACGGATAAAAGTTTTTCAGGTCAGAATTTAAGAATGATGTTTTAAGAGCTCTTTTTTGCGATACTTTTTTTGATCAAAATATAAAGGATAAAGCTCAAAACTTTTAGAATACTACGACAAATCTATCCTTGGTTAATAGCAAAAATTGTTTTTCACGATATCTAAATTCCATGACTTAAAAAGGTCAGGTCTTTTGTGGAAAGAATATTTTAGAATAATCGAGAATAAGTAATTTAAAATTTAGTGATTGTCGGTATTTTCCAGAATTACAAGACACAACCAAATTTGTAAGACTAACTCAATAAAGATTACTAACCTAAGCAAAAAACAATTGGGTTTTATATGGCTATTGAAGTATTAGAGTACTTTTCTAGATTAAACTTAATCTGATAAAGAAAACACTGAAAAATCAATACTTTTTTAATTACGCAAAAAGTTATTTTTCTCGATTTATAATAAAGAATTAAAAATATCAAATGTTATGGACCCAAAAGTTCTAGATCAAATGCTAAGCAATAGTTCTTTTACAAAGGAGCAAGCAGATATGATAAAAAGTAAACATTCTTTTATATCACTAAAACCTAATGAAGTTCTCCTCTCTCAAGGG
The sequence above is a segment of the Aquimarina spinulae genome. Coding sequences within it:
- a CDS encoding DUF4345 family protein; the protein is MENSLHIIGALFTAFFGVLAIVRPKRMAAIAGIIPKGRRGVSEIRAVYGGWMFGLSGYAIWSQSLDVFYCLGAGWFGAALFRIVSFVTDKSFSGQNLRMMF